A window of Equus caballus isolate H_3958 breed thoroughbred chromosome 10, TB-T2T, whole genome shotgun sequence contains these coding sequences:
- the GPR4 gene encoding G-protein coupled receptor 4 translates to MGNRTWEGCHVDSRVDHLFPPSLYIFVIGVGLPTNCLALWAAYRQVRQRNELGVYLMNLSIADLLYICTLPLWVDYFLHHDNWIHGPGSCKLFGFVFYTNIYISIAFLCCISVDRYLAVAHPLRFARLRRVKTAVAVSSVVWATELGANSAPLFHDELFRDRYNHTFCFEKFPMEGWVAWMNLYRVFVGFLFPWALMLLSYRGILRAVRVSVSTERQEKAKIKRLALSLIAIVLVCFAPYHVLLLSRSAVYLGRPWDCGFEERVFSAYHSSLAFTSLNCVADPILYCLVNEGTRGDVANALHNLIRFLASDKPQEMANASLTLETPLASKRNNVAKAVAAGWVAAPLAQGDQVQLKMLPPAQ, encoded by the coding sequence ATGGGCAACCGCACGTGGGAGGGCTGCCATGTGGACTCACGTGTGGACCACCTCTTCCCGCCGTCCCTCTATATCTTTGTCATCGGGGTGGGGCTGCCCACCAACTGCCTGGCCCTGTGGGCCGCCTACCGCCAGGTGCGGCAACGCAACGAGCTGGGCGTGTACCTGATGAACCTCAGCATCGCCGACCTGCTGTACATCTGCACGCTGCCGCTGTGGGTGGACTACTTCCTGCACCACGACAACTGGATCCACGGCCCCGGCTCCTGCAAGCTCTTTGGGTTCGTCTTCTATACCAACATCTACATCAGCATCGCCTTCCTGTGCTGCATCTCCGTGGACCGCTACCTGGCCGTGGCCCACCCGCTGCGGTTTGCCCGCCTGCGCCGTGTCAAGACGGCCGTGGCCGTGAGCTCCGTGGTCTGGGCCACCGAGCTGGGTGCCAACTCGGCGCCCCTGTTCCATGACGAGCTCTTCCGGGACCGCTACAACCACACCTTCTGCTTCGAGAAGTTCCCCATGGAGGGCTGGGTGGCCTGGATGAACCTCTACCGCGTGTTCGTGGGCTTCCTCTTCCCGTGGGCTCTCATGCTGCTGTCCTACCGTGGCATCCTGCGGGCCGTGCGGGTCAGCGTGTCCACCGAGCGCCAGGagaaggccaagatcaagcgGCTGGCCCTCAGCCTCATTGCCATCGTGCTGGTCTGCTTCGCGCCCTACCACGTGCTCCTGCTCTCGCGCAGCGCCGTCTACCTGGGCCGCCCCTGGGACTGCGGCTTCGAGGAGCGTGTCTTCTCCGCGTACCACAGCTCGCTGGCCTTCACCAGCCTCAACTGCGTGGCTGACCCCATCCTCTACTGCCTCGTCAACGAGGGCACCCGCGGCGACGTGGCCAATGCCCTGCACAACCTCATCCGCTTCCTGGCCAGTGACAAGCCCCAGGAGATGGCCAACGCCTCCCTTACCCTGGAGACCCCACTCGCTTCCAAGAGGAACAATGTGGCCAAGGCCGTGGCGGCTGGCTGGGTGGCAGCTCCGCTGGCCCAGGGGGACCAGGTGCAGCTGAAGATGCTGCCGCCGGCACAGTGA